A region of the Primulina eburnea isolate SZY01 chromosome 7, ASM2296580v1, whole genome shotgun sequence genome:
aaaataaaaattataaaataacttACAAAACGAgtgatttgaattttttttttaaattgatcGGACGTAAGACCTTTTTTTTTAGCACAACGATATATAAATTACTGATGGGTTGGTTACGTTATCAGTATTAAATATCAAATCGGCAAAATTtagctttatttttattttttcataaacAATTTTGGGTGCTAGATAATATCTACTGAGTCGTATAAACAAGTCAATGGACTAGTTAATTATCTTATGGACTTCATTGATGGGAAACCCCTTTATATGAGTCAGATTTCTCTCCACCCATTTGAGGTTTTGTTTCACCCTGTCCGTACAGGCAGGCAATGAACGGCCCGCATCtccctgtaaaaaaaaaaaaattgactcgaaAAAATCCGAGCCGTTGGATGACCCCTGCGGACAGTGCCCGCAGGGGTAGAGTCGACTGAACCCCATTTGAGATGGTAAATCGAGAGATGTGAATGAGTTTACAGATTTTCGGGGGACTGACCACAAACACCGACCTCTAAGCATATCTTACATCATATTTCAGTGAGATGTTCTACACAAGAATCGATCATACATTACAAAGAGATATCTACTTACGTCATATCAAATATCATCAACTCATTTATTGAACGAACTAATGTTACATTATCTCTATTCATACAACTCGCtttaaacaaaaacttgtgtgagacggtctcacatgtcgtatttgtgagacatgtctcttatttgggtaaacatgaaaaaatattactttttatgctaagagtattattttttattgtgaatatccgtagggttgacccgtctcacagattaagatccgtgagacggtctcacatgagacgcACTTCTCACTTTACAAAAGTACCTTTATGCCACTCAACTAATCAGCGTCTCTCCTTTAGTCAGATGCTACAACTTTGACACATGTAATatcattttataatatataatttttagactttggcaaaaataattttttttttttgaaattttgatccACAAGTCTGATTAAATGTCTAATGATTGCAACATAAACTATCATATTTGTGCAATCAATCATTTGTTGGAATGAATTTGTAAAATCTAGCCTCCCATTTGTTAAAGActgttaataatttaatttttttttacataactTTTACCATAAATTGGCAACTACCAAATGGATTTAGTTGTCAACAAATAGTTTAACACGGAAATTAGTTCAAAATAGAAAGAGTGAAATTAgtattagtattttttttagaattttctAAAACTTTCAAACTTTTCATGTTGAGTCATAATTGTCGTGATAGAACAATCGAAACATGAAACTTAGGTTGTTGCATGGTTCCAATTATCTAATTTGCACAAATAGTGACTATATTTTTTGGTAAATTGACATACGATTGGTCGTGTTATAAATTATACTGTCTTTTTATCAAAAAATAATTTGGtaaatatattgtttttttagaaaaaaataatgggttttttttttttccatttttccaaaaaaaatgatattggTCATTCAATTAATGTATCGAAATAAACGATTGAGTTAAATTTGTCTTGTCCATATTGTCTTAGCCCAATTCTTTgatatatatgaaaataaagCTTAGCGAGTCCAACTGCTTTGCGAATCCCAGCCGTGGAGTTATACCCAAAGAAAAAGGAAAGATCTCAGCCGTACATGCTAGGGTTTCAATCCAGAACCCCTACATTTAAATAGCCCTACTTGCTAAGAAGAGTATTCTCTTCGCCTCGGAGTCCCAAAATCCGAAGACCCGAAGAAGGTGAAAATGGTGCAGCGGCTCACCTACAGGAAGCGGCACAGCTATGCCACCAAGTCCAATCAGCACCGCGTCGTGAAAACCCCCGGTAAATTTGGATCCTTGAGCTTGAAGGAGGAGGAGTGATTTTGCAGTAATTTGATGGATTTGATCTTTTTTTCTTGTGAATCTGATGTCATGCTTTCTGAATTCTTTTCATTCTGTAGGTGTTTTGTTGATGGATTGTTTGTGATTTGTGTGAATACAGGTGGGAAGCTAGTGTACCAGACTACTAAGAAGAGGGCGAGTGGCCCTAAATGCCCTGTTACTGGAAAAAGAATCCAAGGGGTAGTTCTCTATTTTCCAAGTAATCTGTGTGTTTCAATGGGCCTTTTGTTAAACGAATCCATTGTTTTGTTCCATTTGATGTTAGCTCTCACTAATCTGTGTGTTTCAACCAAGGTTTTTATGAATTCGTATGGGGTTTGTATCAGCTGCAATATCTGAATACCCATTTGTGTGGGCTGTTTGATTGTTCAACGATTCTTGTGCGGTGTTGTCGAAAGTGTTGGTGGATGCAGGGAATGCACACATCTCATGATGCATGATGCCCTCATATATGCTTATTTCTCAATGTTTAAGAAATGTGGGAAATGGGAATACAATCTTTCTTCCTGTCAGTGTTCATTGGTAAAATATATGGCagcaaaaaattatatattttagagGAGTAACTGAGAGAATGGAACAGAAATGAAACACTTGATGCTATTCGGGATTGCTCTGTTTATACTTGAATTTCAATGTCATTTGAGTACACCTAGACCATAGTTATTAGAAGTGGAATGCCCACTTAGGTGCATGAGTATCATAAACTTAGACCCTATGTGCAAAGCAATGCACATTTAAAGTGAGAAGAATGGGGTATAATcagaatataaaatattaattatatataaccTGTAATATTCGTGAATGTTGGGACTTCCGGGTTAAGGGACTCTCGTCATCAAAAAGCACAGCTTTGGGACACGTGAGCTGAACCTTGTTGAGTTTTGAGCTTAGGTAAGTGCTATTAGGGATTTTAACGACTATGACAAGGGCTATTCATGCATTATGATATTGTGGTAGTGATCACACTCATGTTTAAGTTGGTGATGATAGGCCTATTGGCTTGTGATATTTTCAGAGAAACTTGATTGATAAGAATCCTTGACATTTATGCTGTTCTGCTCTGTTGATAAAGATAGAATGGGAAGTTAGTTTTTTCTAGTAGTTTCAAATAGACATAATGGTATTATGTGTTGTGAGGCTGTGGTGGTTAGCATTGTCTTGTGATCCTATTATGTATATCTGGAAAATTAGTTATCACTATTGAGTTTTCATATTATAAACCTTAAGCTTTTGTCCTTTGCATTTCTGTGCTAAAATCTACGGATCAGCAAGTACTCTACTGTTTATCATATCGCAGATTCCTCATTTGAGACCTGCGGAGTACAAGAGGTCTAGATTATCCCGAAACCGGAGGACTGTCAACCGACCTTATGGTGGCGTGTTGTCTGGTATCGCCGTCCGGGAAAGGTTCGTTATTTTTGTATGAATTAAGCTTTTCATTTTCAATGTTTCTCAATTCAGCTTCGTTTTCAATGTTTGTTTCTGGTAAATACTGACATAAATCATCTATGCCTTGATATAGGATCATTAGAGCTTTCttgattgaagaacaaaagatcGTGAAGAAAGTTTTGAAGATACAAAAAGCCAAGGACAAGCTTTCTTCTAAAAGCTGAAGTGCCAGCCAGATTCTGAACTAGTTTTGGATTACAATCGCTCAAGGAATCATGGAATTGTATTGTGAGGCTTTAAAGCTTCACTATTATTTGTATTTTCTTTGAATTCTCGAAAGAATCACTTGTTTTTTTTCTTCAGTTTGTCGAAAATTCAAAAGATTTTGTGGTTTTCCCTCTTGCACCTGAACTTATTTGATTTCTTTTATGTAATTCTAGTACTGCGCCTTTCTTAGCTCTGAGTCTGCCAATTTTCGTTagaatttgatgttttgatgtaTGAATATACTAATGCGTATTTGTCGTGTTTTGGAATGCATGCAAAGAAGAATCCAACATCAAATTTACCAAATCTATCCCTTCTCCGTACCCTCGAGAAGCCATATGtattaaaattaatcaaaaCCATACAAAAATGCAAGTTGACATATCTAACGAGGAAGAAGAATAGTTGATGGCGTTTTTCGAGACCATGCGGTGAGGGTTTTCACGAGATGAAAATCCATTCCAAATGGAATCTGGAGTTAGTTCGTTTTCATCTGATAAACTGGTTCAAAAAATCAATATAGACATCCAGAAGGTGCGATTGTATTACGAGATGAAGTTGATGCACTTGTCAAGGTGAAGAAGATGATTGGAAATATGAGATGGGATTTGAAGATGATGGCCCCCTTGTTCCAGAAAAAATACTCGTTGCTTTTGAACAATATTGGGGCAATTCCACGTCTACACAGTAAGAGCCGACGGAGTCATTATTTGCAGAAATGACACGATTCATTCCCAGCTTGCGATGCTTTGATTTCTTGTACACAATCTAAGGAATATTGGACGCCTTCTCCATTTTACTGGGCTGACATTTTCGCTGCAGATGGGACGGGGGACTTTTAGTTGGGCTTAGATTAGCATATTTAACCATGGATGAAGAATAGTTCTGTATGTTGTATTTAGTCGAGCTCTTGTAATATTAGTACTATTTATTGATTTCCAGCTGCAGTTAGTTTTTTCTGGTTCATTGTCGGTGTGAAACGAGTCATGCATAGTACTAATATTACCTACTGAGTTTGTATTTGACATGTTCGTGCTTCACATGAAGCCCATTTCGCAGGGTTTCGACTTGAATCAGGTATGAAATTCTCGAACTTGTTCGAGTTCAACTAAAGCTCTATAAGTCCGTACATGAATCTGACCCGCGAAAAACCCACCTGACAGCGAGTTCGATTCTTCCGAACCGAGCCATGATACCCTGTTTTGTAACCTTTTAGAATCCAAGAAACCATAGCCATGATACCCTGTTTAGTAATCCTTTTAGAATCCAAGAAAATCTCATTTATGCTGTTGATCTGGTGCGATGTGTTGTTCCTTTAAGTACAAACAGGAAGAAAACATAGGACCAAAATGGCTTTCATTTTCGGGTTCAACAATATTAATTGTGGAGATGTCATGTGATCCTCGGTATCAATATTGTCTAAATATTTAGGAATTAGTCTCAATCAAGGTATATCCTTGCATTAGCAGTTGGGCTTCTatgtttttgtattttattgGGCACCATGATTTTAAATTGATGAATGATAATGACTTGAACCGTCTTTCATTATACTAATCTAATCTGCACGCATTATGTGTTTgtataatttataaaataaacaatttCGATTTTTAAGAGAACCATAAAGTAACTAATTTTTGTTTTCGCGATATGCAAATTTTTCTTTCTCAAAATACACTTTCCCAtggtattattatttttatgaaaagaACAAAGTAAAAACtaaaatacatttaaataagGGGGAAGTCaatttaatatatgatgtaaTAGTTACGAGGTGTAGAATAACCACTTTGAAATGATGTCAAGATTAAGAACCATATCACccctaattttttaaaaattaaaaattattataaagttcaaaaatagaaaataattattttaattaattattagaaaatattataaaaattcatcTTTAATATTCTTAATTTTAGTAcaatctataattttttttcattcaaaattacttgatataaaatcatattgtacacaagaaaaatcatttatatgCATTCAGTGTGTGTATGATCACACACACATCTAAAATATTCTATACCTGTATGAGAGCTTTAGACAActaattttgtatttttggtGTATACAAAAACTTGTGCGAAACGGTCTCAAaaaagtcgtattttgtgagatagatatcttatttgagtcatccatgaaaaagtattactttttatgctaagagtattacttttaattgtgaatatctgtatggttgacccatctcacagataaagattcgtgataccgtctcacaagagacctattctTTGGTGTaacttattttatctactttttaaaaatattttaaatttataaaagtATTGATTTATCTATATCATTAAATTTTAGATAttattcatatttaaaataaaaaaatatgcatGATCAAtgaatcatattctaattatgtAAGCACGAATCTCGTGCACCAAAATATGAGTATATTATAAAGCTCGAGTTCCTTGTAGAGTTGTACTAATTACTTTTTATCTCCGGAAAATATACCGAATATTATTTCCCAAAACACTTCTTTTCCAAAAtacaattattatttataatattttttaaaaaataaaaattcaaattttatctTTCAACAAAAAAAAGTACCCTAACATAATTCACCCaagaatatattataaaattaaaagttTACATTAaatttaaggcaaaaacttgtgtaagacggtctcacggg
Encoded here:
- the LOC140837149 gene encoding large ribosomal subunit protein eL34-like — its product is MVQRLTYRKRHSYATKSNQHRVVKTPGGKLVYQTTKKRASGPKCPVTGKRIQGIPHLRPAEYKRSRLSRNRRTVNRPYGGVLSGIAVRERIIRAFLIEEQKIVKKVLKIQKAKDKLSSKS